GGTTTTGATGGGCTGGAGGGTCAACATTACCTCAGCACCAACGAAATCTGCGTTGCAAACGCCTTAACAGCATGAACCGATAAAAATGAACACTATATAGCTGATTGGCAGAGGCCAAGGATAAATAACTACAATAGATCTTAGCAGAAAAGAGCACACTTACTATGAGGAATGTGGCTCCCAGCAGAACGGCCTTCATGCGCACATCCAAGTCCAGAGGGAAATTGATGCCGAAGAAGTCCGCATCCGTGAAAATTTCACGTGCCAGGCCGGACCACTGCTTCGAGATCTTGCCGATCTTCTCACCAGTGAGCGAAACAACCTGCAAATCAAAAATGGTTTATCACATGGTCGCAGATCACACAAAAGATATGAATATTCTAGACATACATTGAACTCGACGTCGCCGCAGAGCGAAAAGGTGCAGAAAGGTCCTTCGATGCGCATCACCGTGTCGCCCACGTGGTTGAGGATGCGGAAGGATGGCGAGCAGATGGACCACTCCTGTTCGATGGTGCCGATAACATTGCCGGGTGGCGCCGAAACCTCGATGCTCTGCAGACAGCAGGGGAACAGACAGGAGGAGCAGGCCAGCGGGCGGTGCATGTGGATCACTTCCTGCTGGAAGTTGTCAAAGACCCGCATGTCGAAGGGACGCGCAGGACCGCAGCAATTGCGCGTGCAGCAATCGTTGTCCTCCGCCGCGAAATAGACCTTCTGACCCAGGGCGTTCTTGATCGTAAACTTGTTGTTGGTCTCAAAACCCGTGAAGGCCTCCAGCAGCTCGACCTTCTGCTTAACTAAAAGCTGGTCGATAGTCGTAAGGTACTCCAATCCGCGCGGACAGTTCGGAATTCCGGTAGGTATACTCATCCAGTCTCCTGCAAAAATATAACTCAATAATATGCATTCTCAAAAGACATGTGTgtttaaaagcaattttttaagaatttatttgtttgattcATATATAACTTGATTGattggaatttaaaaataaaacttaaagtGAACTTTATGATAACGTTCTCTTCCCCAGACTTCTTATAATCTTGGCggccaaattaaattagtgCACACAAAAGGGCATCTTGTTCAGCTCGTTCAGTTGCCAGTGTGTCAATTGGTCAATGTCAGCGCCACAATTGCTCGGCCTTTCTAATTGGAAGCATCACAATGGAGCACGCCCCTCCTGACACATCCCATGGATAACCCCCAGCCACCAGCTATTATGCTACCTCACCCATCGAGGCTCTTGTATCTAATCGGCGCCAGAAAGATATACTTTATCGCGGGCTCTAAAGATAAACCTcagattaaatatttaatttcacaatGTAAGGAAACCTTGAAAAGATTTACATAATTCAGATATTTTTAGATCAAAAGCGatttcaattaagttttttGCACCTAACTACAATAGACATATCTTATCGGAAAACGTGCTGAGATAAGCTTCctttataaacatattaagTATTAGGTGtctatatattctttatcGTTTCGTAAAACAcctttttcactttattttaagCCTGGACGACAAGGTAACACTTTTAAAATCCAAAAGGTAGTTACTTCCTAATAAGGtcttatttattcattttatattaTCTTTCTGAGTATTCCGTTTACTATTGAAATCTTTAAATGTTCATCTTTTAAACCCGTCATCTTCATCCCTACAGTTTCTGGTCAATACCACAAGTTGACCTCCTTACCTCCTGTCCTCGTCGCTCATATAGTACTCGTAGCCCTTTCGCTTGGCCGACTTATTTAGGCGGATGGTGTGTCTGAGTTTCTTGGGCAGTGGTTTGTTGGCCTCCCTGCAGACCAGCTGCCTCAGAGTCTGGGACCTTGAGCAGATCTGGTTGTACTGCGTATACAGCGAGTGCCAGATGAAGCGCAGCACCTTGGAGCCGCTCTTGACACCCCTGGAATGGGATTCCTCCGGGTGTCCGCGAGCTTCGGCGCCACTCAGATCCAGTGTGGAAACGCAACTAGCTGGGTTTTCAGTGGACATTTTTCTACACGACTGACACGACCGCCTGCTCTGCAGCACAGAGATGAACTAACTGCTCGGCGggcaaaaatcaacgccacacACGGCGACGGGTGTTTTAAACGACgctttgtattattttattggttCAATTAAGGCAGACGCTTGGCATTTCGATAAGCGCCACAGATCTGGCAGAGTTATTTAGCTTATTTCGGACGGATCCGATGCACGTGTAAACAAAAGTACAATTGATAAGAGGCGGTCTAAGAAACTCAAAGTATCTAACACTGTCCCAAGTGACTACGCAAATGTTTGCACCCCACTTTGCATCTGAGGGAACCTTTGTTCTACACCGATCTGGGCGAGCTACCTCTATCTGGGATGATGGGTTCAGTGCTTGCACCCGAAGAAATCTTAAGACAACTGATTGGACATTATCTCAATCGCAGGGCAACGACACACCGAGCGAAGCAAAGATGCGATCTTGTTTTGATTCGCTTTTTGCGTAGGAAAATTATATAAGAAGTAAACTCAGATatggaataaataattttaacaGGGAACCAAAAAGCGATAAAAGTCTGGTGCCATAATACGCACACCATATAGAAATATTTGAGAGTCAATTAGTTAAAGCTCATAAGTGCACTTCAATTCGGACTACAGTTCTTATCATACTTATTCTTATCGATACTTATTCATTTAGTCcaacattttgtatattttgttcaAGTTACACACTAGTTTTTGACTACTTGCCTGCTGGTCCGCCCTGTGGGGGCATCCCCGGACCCATTCCCGGTCCCATTCCCGGCTGCGTGACGATGGGCTGTTGTGGCTGTCCCGGTGGATATCCGCCAAATGCGTTTGGAGGACCTGCTGGTCCGGGGGGATACCCTCCGAAGGCCTGCGGCGGTGGTGCTCCTCCTCCGTAGGCTGGCTGTCCGCCTGGACCACCCACATAGGGTGGCTGACCACCTGGCCCACCCACGTAAGGTGGTTGTCCGGCTCCGTAGGGCGGCGCTTCTCCGTACGGCGGCATCTGGGGAACTGGTGCGTATCCGGCTTGCTGAGGACCTGGCGCAAACCCCTGCAACGATCGGGTTTCGATATGAGAATGAGTCAAATACTTTTGTTGGGGGGCGTTTTGATTAGTTTTCTGTGCTCGGGCTGGGAGTTTTCAAGCTGTACTTATCAGCACTTTGCCACGCAAATGTATGATAAGGAGAATGGTTTTAGAAAATTAAACCTAGCCTAGTGCTCAAGTGGAACTAAAGTGCTCCACTGGCATGAGTTCAAAACACAGAGGAAGTTTTCAGGCCATGGAAACACAACGGCGGCACATGACAAACATGCTAAATGGAGTGTATTCAGAAATGGCATTTTGTAGCTTTCGACTTGCTTATCCAGTCTGCATGACTGGTTTTCAGGCAAgtacataatatatatgtgcatTGAGTTCTTGATTGTTGTGAGGGGCAAAAAACATTGTTTGTATTTATCAATTTCGCGGATTCCGCGGATTGGCGTGCAAATCGAATGAATCTCTTTCAGTCCGCAGCAAACAGACTGCGTGAGTGTGTATTTATAAATGAGCAAATAGCGACTGGCATGACGTCATGGTTGTGGTGTGCCTGTACAAGGAGCACCCTctacaccaccaccaccaccaacttTCCGtagcattttcatttggaaCTCACGTAATTcatgggcggcggcggctgctgaGGCTGCGGATGACCAGGGACGGGCGGATAGGGGGCGTTGTGGGCGCCACTGGGCGGTGGGTAGCCGAATCCCTCGGCGGGCGGAGCATTTGGCTGGAATCCGGATCCGAAACCGGGTGGGGCGTAACCGCCCTGATTGACGTTGCTCTTCATTTGGTGGGGTTTCCCAGGATTTTCCCTATTTTTCTGCTCTGCTTCTGCTCTCCACGTgctgcgttgttgttgcactGGAGGGGAATTGttgcggccacgcccccaacgAAATCGCAACAATGTTGTATTTGTTTGGCACGCACTATCTGTTAAGTAAAGTAGTTTCGCGATTTCGAAACTATGGCAATTCACTCAATCAGGTGGGCTACGCAGTATGACCGCAACTGAAGTGCGAAAAAATACCACCTACAGGGAAAAGTTCTTATACTAAAAAGAACCTGGTTCTATGAAAAGTTCTAAAACTCCTGGAAtacaacatttaaaaaataatgttgcGTGACTTTAGTTAAATAAGGTtaaattttcttcttttctaaATTATTACTTGTCGACAAAATCTATTTAATAAACTTGTTACTTTACAatgtaaaaataatgtttaaatgttttcttaacaGAGCCGTTGCAGCGCTGCTCTGTTATTAGCAGAACACAGAAAGCAAAGACACCAGCCAAAATTGAAAACCCGAGTAAAGTAAAGACTCAAACCTCATTGCGAGCTTGCAACTTTGTTCATTTAAATTCGATTCTTACTCggttaattttttaaatttatctatttaactctaaaataattaaatatatatagctacaaaaacttaaaaaaaaaaatatttttttagaaACTATGTTTGTCACAAAACTTtgataaattataatttaaataaaaacataaaaatcttcttaaaaatacttatttttactaggttttttgattaatttttccTGCATACCTAGAgattactattatttatttaacctGTTTCaggatttttttattaagatATATCTTTAGAATACTCAAAGATTGAATTTATTCAACATCTATGTATATTTTGTAGTTCTTACTGGTTCTactaaaaaaatttaaaactattataaaatatgtatatttctcacttttttGTCAATTATTgtatagttaaaaaaaatccattttgtATGCCACCACTGCCTCAGAGAAGAGTCCACATTTTTTCTAATGCGCAAATTTCCATTGTGAGGGTGCGCCTCCCCTACACCTCAAGGGTGCGACAGAGAGGGACTGCGAGGTAGAAAGGGAGAGAGGAATAGAGAGGGCGGCGTAGTTGGCGCGCATAAAAAATGGCGGTTTCCGACGCAAgtaaaacgcaaaaaaaagcaaaaaataagggaaaaaatgTGGGCAGGGTGAGCGAGTGTTGTGAGAGTGAAAGAGACGGGCTGCTgtaatgtgaaaaaaatgctaaaaacTGTGTATATAGAAAAAAACTGCGAGCAGAATTCCACCCCATGGCCATGGACAGCCAGCAGACgtccctcacacacacacacacacacaccacggTAATTACCCATACAAATGCAGCGAGAAATGGAGGAATCGTCATCAGCATTATGGTGATGGTGGGAGGACCACCCACACACCGAGCCAAATCACTAACTCATTTCGTCCTCGATGTCCTGATGATGAAGAAAtgatatagatagatatatgatatgatatataCATGTgtgataaattaaaaatatattacttaCCAAATAGATTACTTAAAACAGCACAATAACTTTAAAATACACTTTTTTCGAAGatgtttttttaaagaaaatatgtagGCACAGAAGTTCTTTAATGCACGATCTGTGTAGAATATATTAGctgacatttttaatttgcttcaATGGTTTAGTTTCTTTCCGTGCATGGCGGACTTAGTGGATCTAGCGGGGTCCTGGCGAAGGACTCATCAGGGTCAGGGAAATGAGAAATCCAGGACTGAGCGCTTAATGCGCCATATAACGCGATATTTGCGctggtgtgtgggtgtgtgggcgAGTTTAGCACATTCAATTAGTTGACTTTGCAATGGCAGCAAATGCAGAATGCGAATATAAAACAACCGACTGAGAATGGGCATAAAGAATGGCGCCGGGAACGCGAACATATTTGCGGTTGGCAACCGACCAAAGGCACAAAAGCCGGGCTCAGCAGTGCAGCAATTGTTGCTGGGCCAGACCCCACCCCCTGCCCCCGCCTCCTTTCCGCCACCACCTTTTTCAGCCCCCTTTGGCCCCACCCATGACCTTTGGCAGGGCCGTCGCTGAACGGTTCAGTGCAGGAGGGGCTCTCGAAAAATCAGGCAAGCGGCAAGCAGCGAGCATAATGCAATGGTAAACAGCCATGCGGGCCACTACACTGCTACAAAATTCCATAGCAATAGAGGAgctatgcaaaaacaaatagtCATGAAAACTGTGTACTTATGAACCTGTAATGGTGACAATTTAAAGCGCAAATCAACTTTACTAAGTTACTAAGTTTAGCTCAAATGGGAATTGGCACAAGAAATGACATACATCCTTTGGATATTCAGCCAAGCAGATGTGTGTACGTTCAATTCACCTAAACTATTTTCCGCTGTGCATCAAAGACCCTTAAAAAGCCCTGGATCGGGTTTCGTTTGAGCCTCGCAGAGCGCCTCATTAGCCGTCGCTTCGTCCTTAAAGCTGCTGCCACGGAGCAAATTCGGGCGTTGCTGAACTTTCTGTCCGCCAATCGCAAAGGCGATCTAATTTATGGCCCTGtcccaaagccaaagcaagAAATCGAAAGGATCGGAGCCACTGACAATAAATCAAGTTGCGGAGATGCGATCAAGTGGACTTCTAATGTTCCGATCGATCAAAGCTGCTTTGCCACGCGGCCAaaagttgcagctgctgccagAGATCCACAAACCAATCAATCATTGTTTAAAAAGAACAAAACGAAGAATTGAAGAGTTAAAACTAAACTTACTCAAACACATATAAAGAACAGATATCAATTACCAGCCTTCTCTTAAATGTACTTATTTAAGTTAAATCCTTATATTAAAACAGTGTATTTGTTTTACGGGATAAAACCAAACAGAAAGTTCATCGAAATTCATAATCCTAATAAATTTTTGGCATTAAAGAGCCAGCAATAATCTATAAACCATATATGGTGTCGGAAATCTGGCCAATCTTGACCATTTAACCGAGTCCACATTGCGTTGGGTCAGTTAAGCGTgggaacacacacacacatccccGTTGCGAAAAATGAGACGAAAAAATGTGTCAATGCCGCAAAGGGGGAATTGCAACTGCCCCTGCcacagccactgccactgcattTGGTCAATGGCCAGTTGTTTGGGCCctccttttggccagctgcGCCATCGAGTGCACATGTGCATATGCCAAATGCAATCACGATGTCGCGATTTCCAAAACGAATGACAGGAAGTGCAGAGCCACAGATACAAAAAGATATGCTGCAGATGTGAGGGAGTGGGGGAGAATTTACACACCTGGCTCAAAGCATTTCACCTTGCGTGGGTCAGTTACCAAGTTCACAAGCGGACTGGCAAAAAGGACGAAAGTGTTTCCTAGCTAATTGCTTAATTACGATCCACGGACACGAAGAAGAAGGTCAGAAGCCTGGCTGGCCAGAGGAAAAACTGGGTCAGAAAAGCCGGCGGAAAAAGGGTTGTGCGGCGAAATCTTAATGAGTTTTCATTCTGCCATTGGCCTCGTCCTTCCCAatgttttccaattaaaagCACAATGACCCTTCTCCCGAGGCCCTATGCTAATGAGCCTGGCACGCACTTTGCTCTTAGTCTCAGTCCCGGTGCCTGGAAAATTAATTACCACCAAGTGttgaacttgaacttgttGTCTGACCGTTTTTAAAGCTGGCTAAAAAATCAATAACCAGATTTTTAGCGGGCAGCAGGATTCCAAAAAGGGGGAGGAGGAAAGGGTTGCAGGGTGGACCTTGTCTGGTTGCCACATGTCATggtaaaaaatttaaatcagaACCGACAGCAGGACGAGCTacatgagtgtgtgtgtttttgtccGATTTTTCATCCCCTTTTTTGAACCCTTTTCTGCGGCGCTTTGTCCTGGCCGAGTGGCTCAACCCTTTTTgccgttttggttttttttcctGTACTTTTTGGCAGGACGCTGGGCAGGACTTTGACAGGATGCTGGTCGCTGGCACACGGTAATTGCTTATTTAAGCGCGCGCCTTTATCCTTCAACGGGATATGCCGGGAGGATATGCAAACAAGGGGCAGCGCCGAGGAGcggcaaataaatttgaaagaaCCGAGATGCGAAACAAAAGGCCAAGTAAATGCCCCGTGTAATTACCGGCCAGCGGAGAACGGCGAGGGGCGAGGGGCGGTGCAGCTGTCTAGCCGGACCATCCGAGGCATATCCAGGATTCAGGACACAGGACTCAGGACGCAGAATGCGGCACCGAGTTCGCAGTAGCATCCCAAAATGAACTGCAAATCAAGCTCGGCCAGCGGGTAAGGGTTAGGGTTGGCGTTAGGGTAGTGGCGAACCACGGGTCACCGTGCgtgcatattaaaaat
This genomic interval from Drosophila teissieri strain GT53w chromosome 3L, Prin_Dtei_1.1, whole genome shotgun sequence contains the following:
- the LOC122616123 gene encoding phospholipid scramblase 2 isoform X1, producing the protein MKSNVNQGGYAPPGFGSGFQPNAPPAEGFGYPPPSGAHNAPYPPVPGHPQPQQPPPPMNYGFAPGPQQAGYAPVPQMPPYGEAPPYGAGQPPYVGGPGGQPPYVGGPGGQPAYGGGAPPPQAFGGYPPGPAGPPNAFGGYPPGQPQQPIVTQPGMGPGMGPGMPPQGGPAGDWMSIPTGIPNCPRGLEYLTTIDQLLVKQKVELLEAFTGFETNNKFTIKNALGQKVYFAAEDNDCCTRNCCGPARPFDMRVFDNFQQEVIHMHRPLACSSCLFPCCLQSIEVSAPPGNVIGTIEQEWSICSPSFRILNHVGDTVMRIEGPFCTFSLCGDVEFNVVSLTGEKIGKISKQWSGLAREIFTDADFFGINFPLDLDVRMKAVLLGATFLIDAMFFEKSGNRETDGPGML
- the LOC122616123 gene encoding phospholipid scramblase 1 isoform X2 codes for the protein MSIPTGIPNCPRGLEYLTTIDQLLVKQKVELLEAFTGFETNNKFTIKNALGQKVYFAAEDNDCCTRNCCGPARPFDMRVFDNFQQEVIHMHRPLACSSCLFPCCLQSIEVSAPPGNVIGTIEQEWSICSPSFRILNHVGDTVMRIEGPFCTFSLCGDVEFNVVSLTGEKIGKISKQWSGLAREIFTDADFFGINFPLDLDVRMKAVLLGATFLIDAMFFEKSGNRETDGPGML
- the LOC122616123 gene encoding phospholipid scramblase 2 isoform X3, which produces MSTENPASCVSTLDLSGAEARGHPEESHSRGVKSGSKVLRFIWHSLYTQYNQICSRSQTLRQLVCREANKPLPKKLRHTIRLNKSAKRKGYEYYMSDEDRSIPTGIPNCPRGLEYLTTIDQLLVKQKVELLEAFTGFETNNKFTIKNALGQKVYFAAEDNDCCTRNCCGPARPFDMRVFDNFQQEVIHMHRPLACSSCLFPCCLQSIEVSAPPGNVIGTIEQEWSICSPSFRILNHVGDTVMRIEGPFCTFSLCGDVEFNVVSLTGEKIGKISKQWSGLAREIFTDADFFGINFPLDLDVRMKAVLLGATFLIDAMFFEKSGNRETDGPGML